A genome region from Halorussus pelagicus includes the following:
- a CDS encoding S8 family peptidase gives MADTDNGVSRRNVLKIAGGSMAATGLAGLAGAKGQVEVNVGFKSERGRQVALSQADETVRNFNSLSIVTAKMPAQAAKGLRKNPNIRYVEMNGTVHAHAQTLPWGIDRVDADVAHSNGETGNGADIAILDTGIDSDHPDLQANLGAGKDFSGKGTWEDGDGHGTHCAGIANAVNNSEGVVGVSTEATLHAGKVLGDDGSGSFADVAAGIEWAADQGYDVASLSLGASSGTTALKDAIDYAHNNGVLVVSSAGNSGPCTDCVGYPAAYSNALAVSSTDEDDSLSSFSSTGSEIELAAPGGSIYSTYTGGGYSTLSGTSMSCPHVSGAAAQLMANGASNTEARQTLKNTAEDIGLGSNEQGAGLLDVEAALGGGGGGSDPSLAVSTGSASNVGTSSATLSGDLTDLGGASSVDVYFEYGESGTTLDSTTATQTLSTAGSFSADVSNLNGNTDYDFRAVAEASDGDTDAGSAVTFTTSGSGGTTGPAVDSLSVNNRSNGGWARFEVSWSVSDADGDLSSVALALAQSSTVDSSTTSVSGSSASGSDRLQEKKGSGSYDVTVTVTDSNGNTASQTTTVSA, from the coding sequence ATGGCTGATACTGACAATGGTGTTTCGCGGCGAAACGTACTGAAAATCGCGGGCGGGTCGATGGCGGCGACCGGACTAGCCGGACTCGCAGGAGCGAAGGGGCAGGTCGAGGTCAACGTCGGGTTCAAGTCCGAGCGCGGGCGACAGGTCGCGCTCAGTCAGGCCGACGAGACCGTACGGAACTTCAACTCGCTCAGCATCGTGACCGCCAAGATGCCCGCACAGGCGGCCAAGGGTCTCCGGAAGAACCCGAACATCCGCTACGTGGAGATGAACGGTACGGTCCACGCCCACGCCCAGACTCTCCCGTGGGGTATCGACCGCGTGGACGCCGACGTAGCTCACAGCAACGGCGAGACCGGCAACGGTGCTGACATCGCCATCCTCGACACTGGTATCGACTCCGACCACCCCGACCTGCAAGCGAATCTCGGCGCGGGCAAAGACTTCAGCGGGAAGGGAACGTGGGAGGATGGCGACGGTCACGGCACCCACTGCGCCGGTATCGCCAACGCCGTTAACAACTCCGAAGGCGTCGTCGGCGTCTCCACCGAAGCCACGCTCCACGCTGGCAAGGTGCTGGGCGACGACGGAAGCGGTTCGTTCGCCGACGTTGCGGCGGGCATCGAGTGGGCCGCAGACCAAGGCTACGACGTTGCCAGCCTCAGCCTCGGCGCGAGTTCGGGCACGACCGCACTGAAGGACGCGATTGACTACGCGCACAACAACGGCGTCCTCGTGGTCTCGTCGGCCGGAAACTCCGGACCCTGTACCGATTGTGTGGGCTACCCCGCGGCGTACAGCAACGCGCTGGCGGTCTCCTCGACCGACGAGGACGACTCGCTGTCGAGTTTCTCCTCCACGGGGTCGGAAATCGAACTCGCCGCGCCCGGCGGAAGCATCTACTCGACGTACACGGGCGGCGGCTACAGCACGCTCTCGGGCACGTCGATGTCCTGCCCACACGTCTCAGGCGCGGCCGCCCAGTTGATGGCGAACGGTGCAAGCAACACCGAGGCCCGACAGACGCTCAAGAACACCGCCGAAGATATCGGTCTCGGTAGTAACGAACAGGGTGCCGGTCTCCTCGACGTGGAAGCGGCACTCGGTGGTGGCGGTGGCGGCAGCGACCCGAGTCTCGCGGTCTCGACGGGGAGCGCCTCGAACGTCGGCACGTCGTCCGCCACGCTGAGCGGCGACCTCACTGACCTCGGCGGGGCGTCCTCCGTTGACGTGTACTTCGAGTACGGCGAGAGCGGGACGACCCTCGACAGCACGACCGCCACCCAGACGCTCTCGACGGCCGGGAGCTTCAGCGCGGACGTGTCGAATCTGAACGGCAACACGGACTACGACTTCCGCGCGGTCGCCGAGGCCAGCGACGGAGATACCGACGCCGGGAGTGCCGTCACCTTCACGACGAGCGGGTCCGGCGGAACCACCGGACCGGCCGTTGACTCGCTCAGCGTCAACAACCGGAGCAACGGCGGCTGGGCGCGCTTCGAGGTTAGCTGGAGCGTCTCGGACGCCGACGGCGACCTCTCGTCGGTTGCCCTCGCACTCGCCCAGTCCTCGACCGTTGACTCCTCGACCACGTCGGTCAGCGGGTCCAGCGCGTCCGGGTCCGACCGGCTACAGGAGAAGAAGGGAAGCGGAAGCTACGACGTGACGGTCACCGTCACCGACTCGAACGGCAACACTGCCAGCCAGACGACGACCGTCTCGGCCTGA
- a CDS encoding cell division protein SepF, translated as MGFMSKILGDRDAHTAEDYVELNLDDFDTASGDAAMQVHIAEIQGQQDVIAIKDAIYDGDLVVADITRLRTEDTTVERITNELQQVAREVDGDIVQKGDDQILVTPTGVKVSREKLTR; from the coding sequence ATGGGCTTCATGAGCAAAATCCTCGGCGACAGGGACGCACATACGGCCGAGGACTACGTGGAACTCAATCTCGACGATTTCGACACTGCGTCCGGCGACGCCGCGATGCAGGTCCACATCGCCGAGATTCAGGGCCAACAGGACGTAATCGCTATCAAGGACGCCATCTACGACGGCGACCTCGTGGTCGCGGACATCACCCGACTTCGGACCGAGGACACCACCGTAGAGCGCATCACGAACGAACTCCAGCAGGTCGCCCGCGAGGTGGACGGCGACATCGTCCAGAAGGGCGACGACCAGATTCTCGTGACCCCGACCGGCGTGAAGGTCAGTCGGGAGAAACTGACCCGCTAA
- a CDS encoding DUF402 domain-containing protein, translated as MSRLRIRGIYTTALTERFREEFDVVQASPPIRRRFDAEFAAKEYDASVETTDDRQGAGVVGDPETVERVADDLASLGVDTFRWTDPAPRGTVFDAVVTDTLGGGAVVDLGDREGYLSFGRVDRRIDEGDRVRVQVHDPAPPWADHRPVLGAELQAFGGVVSLSTGVDKIVASGDEATRTELARTTEMLPTEVPDDWGVRWEYAAEDAGMDAMSDALGRAVERAETIDAGLADAPDSTSDGSRADLPRKLAAPEATTWCWFGRESRFALDAERRDVTTTMPGHHRVKAARESASAAVDFVEDLWTETDALGDDDEFPTGAALRQFGPAAGDRIEIRHGKPDGRCFSLGRGEVTACSPDEGKVTVRRKMTGGGTYDALGTSRESGDAAITKFREGRWWYPTVYRSEEGESKGTYVNVCTPVELFPEAARYVDLHVDVVKFPDGTVERVDDDELDAAVETGEIAAPLAEKARSVAGSVERALK; from the coding sequence ATGAGTAGGCTTCGGATTCGCGGTATCTACACCACCGCACTGACCGAACGCTTCCGCGAGGAGTTCGATGTCGTACAGGCCTCGCCGCCCATCCGGCGGCGCTTCGACGCCGAGTTTGCCGCCAAGGAGTACGACGCCAGCGTCGAGACCACCGACGACCGACAGGGCGCGGGCGTCGTTGGCGACCCCGAGACAGTTGAGCGAGTCGCCGACGACCTCGCGTCGCTCGGCGTGGATACCTTCCGGTGGACCGACCCCGCCCCGCGCGGGACCGTCTTCGACGCCGTCGTGACCGACACGCTCGGCGGCGGCGCGGTCGTGGACCTCGGCGACCGGGAGGGCTACCTTTCGTTCGGGAGAGTGGACCGCCGAATCGATGAGGGCGACCGCGTCCGGGTGCAGGTTCACGACCCCGCGCCGCCGTGGGCCGACCACCGGCCGGTTCTCGGCGCGGAGTTACAGGCGTTCGGCGGCGTCGTCAGCCTCTCGACCGGCGTCGATAAAATCGTCGCCTCGGGCGACGAGGCGACCCGGACGGAACTCGCGCGGACGACCGAGATGCTTCCGACCGAGGTGCCCGACGACTGGGGCGTCCGCTGGGAGTACGCCGCCGAGGACGCCGGGATGGACGCGATGAGCGACGCGCTCGGTCGGGCCGTCGAGCGCGCCGAGACCATCGACGCCGGACTCGCTGACGCGCCCGACTCGACGTCGGACGGGAGTCGCGCCGACCTCCCCAGAAAACTCGCCGCGCCCGAGGCGACGACGTGGTGTTGGTTCGGCCGAGAGTCCCGGTTCGCGCTCGACGCCGAGCGCCGCGACGTGACGACCACGATGCCGGGCCACCACCGCGTGAAGGCCGCCCGCGAGTCGGCCAGCGCCGCCGTGGACTTCGTGGAGGACCTCTGGACGGAGACCGACGCACTTGGCGACGACGACGAGTTCCCCACGGGCGCGGCGCTCCGACAGTTCGGTCCCGCCGCGGGCGACCGAATCGAGATTCGACACGGCAAGCCCGACGGCCGATGCTTCTCGCTCGGTCGCGGGGAAGTCACGGCCTGCTCTCCGGACGAGGGGAAGGTCACGGTGCGCAGGAAGATGACGGGCGGGGGCACCTACGACGCGCTCGGCACGTCCCGCGAGTCGGGCGACGCGGCGATCACGAAGTTCCGAGAGGGTCGCTGGTGGTACCCGACGGTCTACCGGAGCGAGGAGGGCGAGTCGAAGGGCACCTACGTCAACGTCTGCACGCCCGTCGAGTTGTTCCCCGAGGCCGCGCGCTACGTGGACCTCCACGTAGACGTGGTGAAGTTCCCGGACGGGACCGTCGAGCGCGTGGACGACGACGAACTGGACGCCGCGGTCGAGACCGGAGAGATCGCCGCTCCGCTCGCCGAAAAAGCCCGGAGCGTCGCCGGAAGCGTCGAACGCGCGCTGAAGTAG
- a CDS encoding PrsW family intramembrane metalloprotease: MDAPRDPIEEGSTDSADLYDIATWERRSWLDKLSGGIYTATRRLGQAFVVVLALAILAVQFALTGLAAIGDPIIGAFVLMSVVPAFGLAAYIWYADVTTSEPLSLLVGTFLLGVLFAGFAGIVNTGASLALNQLPIAPAVTMLAFFYLVVAPVEELVKWLAIRLYAFRSDRFDAVIDGAVYGAMAGLGFATIENAIYITQGITETATIGSQQIATAGQTAAARLLAGPGHVIYSAFAGYYLGLAKFNRENAGPIVVKGLLIAGFIHATYNSLVTYLSDIIQFAGLSIGPGVAFLGFVAVYDGVFGYLLYRKISRYRNAYRQVDMGTSVTFENDRVGRERADFEESTDGVGDFETSQAASERRRADRERVGDAPAEADSDRDGPDSDDRTESELAESQRPDRNSPESWPAEDESK; this comes from the coding sequence ATGGACGCTCCACGCGACCCGATAGAGGAAGGTTCGACCGATTCGGCAGATCTCTACGACATCGCTACGTGGGAACGGAGAAGTTGGCTGGACAAGCTCTCGGGTGGCATCTACACCGCGACGCGGCGGCTCGGGCAGGCTTTCGTCGTCGTCCTCGCGCTCGCCATCCTCGCCGTCCAGTTCGCACTGACCGGACTGGCGGCTATCGGCGACCCCATTATCGGTGCCTTCGTCCTCATGTCGGTCGTCCCGGCGTTCGGTCTGGCCGCGTACATCTGGTACGCCGACGTGACGACCTCCGAACCGCTCTCGCTGCTGGTCGGCACGTTCCTGCTCGGCGTGCTGTTCGCTGGCTTCGCTGGCATTGTCAACACGGGCGCGAGTCTCGCGCTCAATCAGCTTCCGATAGCGCCCGCCGTCACCATGCTGGCGTTTTTCTATCTGGTCGTCGCGCCCGTCGAGGAACTGGTAAAGTGGCTCGCCATCCGCCTCTACGCCTTCCGGAGCGACCGCTTCGACGCGGTCATCGACGGCGCGGTGTACGGCGCGATGGCTGGTCTCGGGTTCGCCACCATCGAGAACGCCATCTACATCACGCAGGGCATCACCGAAACCGCCACTATCGGCTCTCAGCAAATCGCCACGGCAGGCCAGACCGCCGCGGCCCGCCTGCTCGCGGGACCGGGCCACGTCATCTACTCGGCGTTTGCGGGCTACTACCTCGGACTGGCGAAGTTCAACCGCGAGAACGCGGGTCCCATCGTGGTCAAGGGCCTACTCATCGCGGGGTTCATCCACGCGACGTACAACTCGCTGGTGACGTATCTCTCCGACATCATCCAGTTCGCCGGTCTCTCTATCGGGCCGGGCGTCGCGTTCCTCGGGTTCGTCGCGGTCTACGACGGCGTGTTCGGCTACCTGCTCTACCGGAAGATTTCGCGCTACCGCAACGCCTACCGGCAGGTCGATATGGGCACGAGCGTCACCTTCGAGAACGACCGCGTCGGCCGGGAGCGCGCCGACTTCGAGGAATCGACCGACGGCGTCGGCGACTTCGAAACCTCCCAAGCGGCCTCCGAGCGTCGGCGTGCCGACCGCGAGCGAGTCGGCGACGCCCCTGCCGAAGCCGACTCGGACAGGGACGGCCCGGACAGTGACGACCGCACCGAAAGCGAACTCGCCGAGAGCCAGCGACCCGACCGGAATAGCCCCGAGTCGTGGCCCGCAGAAGACGAGTCGAAGTAG
- a CDS encoding riboflavin synthase produces the protein MFTGIVEEAGEIEDVTVTDEGRRLRIAGEEVTGDLDRGQSVSVSGVCLTVEEFGDDWFEVFLASETVNKTYLGKVEAGDPVNLERAMPADGRFDGHVVQGHVDTTAEVVDVREVGEDWEYEFAIPEGFGKYVVDKGSVTVDGISLTVAERGENSFSVAIIPETRTITNLSAKSVGDSVHLEVDVIAKYAERLLDDAGFETRETDILGATER, from the coding sequence ATGTTTACCGGAATCGTTGAGGAAGCTGGCGAAATCGAGGACGTGACAGTGACCGACGAGGGGCGTCGGCTTCGCATCGCGGGCGAGGAAGTGACGGGCGACCTCGACCGAGGCCAGAGCGTCAGCGTCAGCGGGGTCTGTCTCACCGTCGAGGAGTTCGGCGACGACTGGTTCGAGGTGTTCCTCGCCAGCGAAACCGTCAACAAGACCTACCTCGGCAAAGTCGAGGCGGGCGACCCCGTGAACCTCGAACGCGCGATGCCCGCCGACGGGCGCTTCGACGGCCACGTCGTGCAGGGCCACGTCGATACGACCGCGGAAGTCGTGGACGTGCGCGAAGTGGGCGAGGATTGGGAGTACGAGTTCGCCATTCCCGAAGGCTTCGGCAAGTACGTCGTGGACAAGGGGTCGGTCACGGTGGACGGCATCAGCCTCACTGTCGCCGAGCGCGGCGAAAACAGCTTCTCGGTCGCAATCATCCCCGAGACCCGGACGATTACGAACCTCTCGGCGAAGTCCGTGGGCGACTCGGTTCACCTCGAAGTGGACGTGATTGCGAAGTACGCCGAGCGCCTACTCGACGACGCCGGGTTCGAGACGCGAGAGACCGATATTCTCGGCGCGACGGAGCGCTAA
- a CDS encoding DUF7533 family protein codes for MNKPGIIGTLQLAATLVFALPVGLLGVQFLLDGDTLLGGGFVVVAVMMVVLEEYLTTPTDVPGTVAQKTLGKVAKTPDDEE; via the coding sequence ATGAACAAACCGGGCATCATCGGCACGCTCCAACTCGCCGCGACCCTCGTGTTCGCGCTTCCGGTCGGCCTGCTCGGCGTCCAGTTCCTGCTCGACGGCGATACGCTCCTCGGCGGCGGGTTCGTCGTCGTGGCGGTCATGATGGTCGTGCTGGAGGAGTATCTGACGACACCGACCGACGTTCCGGGCACCGTCGCCCAGAAGACCCTCGGCAAAGTCGCAAAGACGCCCGACGACGAGGAGTGA
- a CDS encoding UvrD-helicase domain-containing protein, producing MSQETEERVTRLFGGPGSGKTTELLDRVEALLDQDGVGVNDILLVSYTRAAANEVRERLAERRDLNPRSLQGSVCTMHAKAYELLDLSRNDVVGESDKKEFCEDFGIEFEDEYSGAGRRTARSTTLGNKIIATSQWLQRTRRDVSDWYDVPFQWNDEEVRLPPEIDENAQEGNKYTPTWPSDDDRLDVPEAIRGWRNHKGENDLVGFADMLQRVRQRSLLPNVEYLVIDEFQDITSLQYDVYEEWKPHMEQVLIAGDDDQVVYAWQGADPGLLLEEGGNDVILDTSHRLPSEILRVVQQEVHHIDKRQEKNLSPRKQGGTVEQVDSPSMLELVRNVRYTIEEHDGTLMLLFRARYQMFRFIDEFIDEGIPFKCLTDQRMWTDRLQQYVGAVENIDAEKPITGLQARRLADMLQDSAFGTNERDDLFDAIDERKEEADTDDLAEIEVEPEFVTDFAPFMPGPASAADMVRKVTSFQKNSMRAYFGGDYEDMPADRVRIGTIHSAKGREADHVFVGTDLTEKVVEQMAATVDGPVDGEEFTSTTDPVPTLTDNERRVFYVGMSRARERLVVMENLVGGAPTLPIDVLLYNERNDKGIPDVLEEVEEPPAQ from the coding sequence ATGAGTCAAGAAACGGAGGAGCGAGTGACCCGTCTGTTCGGTGGGCCGGGTAGTGGGAAGACCACCGAACTGCTCGACAGGGTCGAAGCGCTCCTCGACCAAGACGGCGTCGGCGTCAACGATATTCTGCTGGTCTCGTACACGCGCGCGGCCGCCAACGAGGTTCGAGAGCGTCTCGCCGAGCGCCGCGACCTCAACCCCCGTTCGCTTCAGGGGTCGGTCTGCACGATGCACGCGAAAGCCTACGAACTGCTGGACCTCTCCCGAAACGACGTGGTCGGCGAGTCCGACAAAAAGGAGTTCTGTGAGGACTTCGGCATCGAGTTCGAAGACGAGTACAGCGGCGCGGGCCGTCGAACCGCGCGCTCGACCACGCTCGGCAACAAGATTATCGCCACGAGCCAGTGGCTTCAGCGGACCCGCCGCGACGTGTCCGACTGGTACGACGTGCCCTTCCAGTGGAACGACGAGGAGGTCCGCCTGCCGCCAGAGATAGACGAGAACGCCCAAGAGGGGAACAAGTACACGCCGACGTGGCCCAGCGACGACGACCGACTCGACGTTCCCGAGGCCATCCGCGGGTGGCGAAATCACAAGGGCGAGAACGACCTGGTCGGGTTCGCAGACATGCTTCAGCGCGTGCGCCAGCGGTCGCTCCTCCCGAACGTCGAGTATCTGGTCATCGACGAGTTTCAGGACATCACCAGCCTCCAGTACGACGTGTACGAGGAGTGGAAACCCCACATGGAGCAGGTCCTCATCGCGGGCGACGACGATCAGGTCGTCTACGCGTGGCAGGGTGCCGACCCCGGCCTGCTCCTCGAAGAGGGCGGTAACGACGTGATTTTGGACACCTCCCACCGACTCCCCTCCGAGATTCTACGCGTCGTCCAACAGGAGGTCCACCACATCGACAAGCGCCAAGAGAAGAACCTCTCGCCGCGCAAGCAGGGTGGCACCGTCGAGCAGGTCGATAGCCCCTCGATGCTCGAACTCGTCCGGAACGTCCGGTACACCATCGAGGAACACGACGGCACCCTCATGTTGCTGTTCCGGGCGCGCTACCAGATGTTCCGGTTCATCGACGAGTTCATCGACGAGGGCATCCCGTTCAAGTGCCTGACCGACCAGCGGATGTGGACCGACCGCCTCCAGCAGTACGTGGGCGCGGTCGAAAACATCGACGCCGAGAAGCCGATTACGGGCCTGCAGGCCCGACGACTGGCCGACATGCTTCAGGACTCGGCGTTCGGCACCAACGAGCGCGACGACCTCTTCGACGCCATCGACGAGCGCAAGGAGGAGGCCGACACCGACGACCTCGCGGAGATAGAGGTCGAACCCGAGTTCGTGACCGACTTCGCGCCGTTCATGCCCGGCCCGGCCTCCGCGGCCGACATGGTCCGGAAGGTCACGAGTTTCCAGAAGAACTCGATGCGGGCCTACTTCGGCGGCGACTACGAGGACATGCCTGCCGACCGCGTCCGCATCGGCACTATCCACTCCGCGAAGGGCCGCGAGGCCGACCACGTCTTCGTCGGCACGGACCTGACCGAGAAGGTGGTCGAGCAGATGGCCGCAACCGTGGACGGTCCCGTTGACGGCGAGGAGTTCACTTCCACGACCGACCCTGTGCCGACCCTGACCGACAACGAGCGCCGCGTCTTCTACGTCGGCATGTCCCGCGCCCGCGAGCGACTGGTCGTCATGGAGAATCTGGTCGGCGGCGCGCCGACGCTTCCCATCGACGTGTTGCTCTACAACGAGCGCAACGACAAGGGCATCCCGGACGTACTCGAAGAGGTCGAAGAGCCGCCCGCACAGTGA
- a CDS encoding DUF7563 family protein — protein MPECQNCGSFVTEAYARVFTPREVDDPRVCPECEDKIRDGSEVREARSPRNTS, from the coding sequence ATGCCTGAGTGCCAGAACTGCGGTTCGTTCGTGACCGAAGCGTACGCGCGAGTGTTCACACCGCGCGAGGTAGACGACCCGCGAGTCTGCCCCGAGTGCGAGGACAAGATTCGGGACGGCAGCGAAGTGCGCGAGGCACGGTCGCCGCGCAACACCTCCTAA
- a CDS encoding transporter, with amino-acid sequence MVRISTLVVLAGVVLLFVPVPPIATVLGLLTIGVGVLMRLLG; translated from the coding sequence ATGGTCCGAATTTCGACGCTCGTCGTCCTCGCGGGAGTCGTCCTGCTGTTCGTGCCCGTCCCGCCGATTGCGACGGTTCTGGGCCTGCTTACCATCGGCGTCGGCGTCCTAATGAGACTGCTCGGGTAA
- a CDS encoding HVO_0416 family zinc finger protein — MATAPTGDDDVFDEFLSERGHETETVGWQENYNKKQCPECSGLHDTSASECSVCGWRP, encoded by the coding sequence ATGGCGACCGCACCGACCGGCGACGACGACGTTTTCGACGAATTCCTGTCCGAGCGTGGCCACGAAACGGAGACAGTCGGGTGGCAGGAGAACTATAACAAGAAACAGTGTCCGGAGTGTAGCGGGCTTCACGATACGTCCGCGAGCGAGTGTTCGGTGTGCGGTTGGCGACCGTGA
- the npdG gene encoding NADPH-dependent F420 reductase produces MRIALLGGTGDIGQALALRWARDTNHEILLGSRDPEKARGKAEEYETELASVGVEREVKGFANEMAADRADVVVLAVPAFHARDLVAEVADRIEDADVLVSPAVGMDRDDEGFHYKPPKAGSVTRLVADAAPEGVPVVGAFHNLSADRLANLDVELDLDTLVVGDDDDAIETVVQLADQIEGLRALKAGGIANATEVESLTPLLINLAMENEGMHDVGVKFE; encoded by the coding sequence ATGCGAATCGCACTGCTCGGCGGGACCGGCGACATCGGACAGGCCCTCGCGCTCCGGTGGGCGCGAGACACCAATCACGAGATTCTACTCGGCTCGCGCGACCCCGAGAAGGCCCGCGGGAAGGCCGAAGAGTACGAGACCGAACTCGCCAGCGTCGGCGTCGAACGCGAGGTCAAGGGGTTCGCCAACGAGATGGCGGCCGACCGCGCGGACGTAGTGGTGCTGGCGGTGCCCGCGTTCCACGCCCGCGACCTCGTGGCGGAGGTCGCCGACCGCATCGAGGACGCCGACGTACTGGTCTCGCCCGCGGTCGGGATGGACCGCGACGACGAGGGCTTTCACTACAAGCCCCCGAAGGCCGGGAGCGTCACGCGACTGGTCGCCGACGCCGCGCCCGAGGGCGTCCCCGTGGTCGGGGCCTTCCACAATCTCTCGGCGGACCGCCTCGCTAACCTCGACGTAGAACTGGACCTCGACACGCTGGTCGTTGGCGACGACGATGACGCAATCGAGACGGTCGTCCAACTGGCCGACCAAATAGAGGGCCTGCGCGCGCTGAAGGCGGGCGGAATCGCCAACGCGACCGAGGTCGAGAGTCTGACGCCCTTGCTCATCAACCTCGCAATGGAGAACGAAGGGATGCACGACGTGGGCGTCAAATTCGAGTAG
- a CDS encoding DUF7534 family protein: MDWSRLGATAADALVVSFISGALLSPPDPFTQVLYVVPTFLVAVSALWLYGDQSVSPWWRRYLRFVGSLVTLSLAWQAVSFAVGLETTSGGRTALTLAGVAFAVWVAYFGGLARLRRTGDASDS; this comes from the coding sequence ATGGATTGGTCTCGACTCGGGGCGACGGCCGCGGACGCGCTCGTCGTCTCGTTCATCTCCGGCGCGCTTCTCTCTCCGCCCGACCCGTTCACGCAGGTGTTGTACGTCGTCCCGACGTTCCTCGTCGCGGTGTCGGCGCTCTGGCTGTACGGCGACCAGTCGGTCAGTCCGTGGTGGCGTCGCTACCTCCGGTTCGTCGGCAGTTTAGTTACCCTCAGTCTCGCGTGGCAAGCAGTCTCGTTCGCCGTCGGTCTCGAAACCACCTCCGGCGGTCGTACCGCGCTCACGCTGGCAGGCGTCGCGTTCGCCGTGTGGGTGGCGTACTTCGGCGGACTGGCGCGACTCCGCAGGACTGGGGACGCGAGCGACTCGTGA
- a CDS encoding TIGR01548 family HAD-type hydrolase, whose product MQADAVVLDIDGVVVDVADSYRRAIVESIERVHSDTIEKAEIQAFKDAGGFNNDWELTDAAALFVLARREGLALKVDAFTDRIAERRAESDDAESADGLDAAEAVVDDALDAAARERARGDWDPERLREVFQQLYLGADLYADIEGSDPDLDEPGFIHDEPVILDAETLDALADYPLGIVTGRPADEADIAQRRAGLDVPDDRRFTMDDWEEGKPHPRALVTLAERFNAEAHGASSNQTHSDDVDSVVFVGDTLDDVKTARNAAEADPDREYVGVGVLTGGLTGESGRRKYEEAGADAVIDSVNDLPDLLA is encoded by the coding sequence ATGCAAGCAGACGCGGTCGTGCTGGACATCGACGGCGTGGTCGTGGACGTGGCCGACTCCTACCGACGGGCCATCGTGGAGTCCATCGAGCGCGTTCACAGCGACACCATCGAGAAGGCCGAGATTCAGGCGTTCAAGGACGCTGGCGGGTTCAACAACGACTGGGAACTGACCGACGCCGCCGCGCTGTTCGTCCTCGCGCGCCGGGAAGGACTCGCCCTCAAGGTGGACGCCTTCACCGACCGAATCGCCGAGCGCCGGGCCGAGAGCGACGACGCCGAGTCCGCCGACGGTCTCGATGCCGCCGAAGCGGTCGTGGACGACGCGCTCGACGCGGCGGCCCGCGAGCGCGCACGGGGCGACTGGGACCCCGAGCGCCTGCGCGAGGTGTTCCAGCAACTCTACCTCGGCGCGGACCTCTACGCCGACATCGAGGGGAGCGACCCGGACCTCGACGAACCGGGGTTCATCCACGACGAACCGGTCATCCTCGACGCCGAGACGCTGGACGCGCTCGCGGACTACCCTCTCGGAATCGTCACCGGCCGCCCGGCCGACGAGGCCGACATCGCCCAGCGCCGGGCGGGTCTCGACGTGCCCGACGACCGGCGGTTCACGATGGACGACTGGGAGGAGGGCAAGCCTCATCCCCGCGCGCTGGTCACGCTGGCCGAGCGATTCAACGCCGAAGCGCACGGCGCTTCGAGCAATCAGACGCACTCTGATGATGTCGATTCAGTCGTCTTCGTCGGCGACACCCTAGACGACGTGAAGACCGCGCGAAACGCCGCCGAGGCCGACCCCGACCGCGAGTACGTCGGCGTCGGAGTCCTGACGGGCGGCCTGACCGGAGAGTCGGGCCGCCGGAAGTACGAGGAAGCGGGCGCGGACGCGGTCATCGACTCCGTGAACGACCTGCCGGACCTGCTGGCGTAG
- a CDS encoding UPF0146 family protein translates to MSDFERLVEVGIGERTDVAAALADAGKTVTATDIYPREVPANVAFAEDDVLDPDPALYRDADAVYALNLPPELHRPVLDAARRHDAAFLFTTLGGDPPAVPVERETVPGETIFVARD, encoded by the coding sequence TTGTCCGACTTCGAACGCCTCGTAGAGGTTGGTATCGGCGAGCGGACCGACGTGGCCGCCGCGCTCGCCGACGCCGGAAAAACCGTGACCGCGACCGACATCTATCCCCGCGAGGTTCCCGCGAACGTCGCGTTCGCGGAGGACGACGTTCTCGACCCCGACCCCGCGCTCTACCGCGACGCCGACGCCGTCTACGCGCTGAATCTCCCGCCCGAGTTGCACCGGCCGGTCCTCGACGCGGCCCGCCGCCACGACGCCGCGTTCCTGTTCACGACGTTGGGCGGCGACCCGCCCGCGGTCCCAGTCGAGCGCGAGACGGTGCCCGGCGAGACCATCTTCGTGGCGCGGGATTAA